In Anseongella ginsenosidimutans, one genomic interval encodes:
- a CDS encoding 30S ribosomal protein THX, with product MGKGDKKSKRGKIILGSYGVSRPHKKQQSAQEAAPEEKKAKEPKNKKSK from the coding sequence ATGGGAAAAGGAGATAAAAAAAGCAAAAGAGGGAAGATCATCCTTGGTAGTTACGGCGTAAGCCGGCCGCATAAAAAACAACAAAGCGCACAGGAAGCTGCGCCGGAGGAAAAAAAGGCAAAGGAACCGAAGAATAAAAAGTCGAAATAA
- a CDS encoding TPM domain-containing protein, which produces MPLFEKENQERIKAAIQEAEKKTSGEIRVCAEKHCPEEILDRAAWYFDQLNMQKTAARNGVLIYIAIADHQFAIIGDAGINAIVGNEFWDETRDTMIPYFKRGELTEGLIAGIEKAGLALAEHFPGTTTDRNELPDDIVLGDGTSENNNQ; this is translated from the coding sequence ATGCCCTTATTTGAAAAGGAAAACCAGGAGCGGATCAAAGCCGCTATCCAGGAAGCAGAAAAAAAGACTTCGGGCGAAATAAGAGTTTGCGCTGAAAAGCATTGCCCCGAAGAAATACTTGACCGGGCAGCCTGGTACTTTGACCAGCTGAATATGCAAAAAACAGCCGCCAGGAACGGCGTGCTTATTTATATTGCCATTGCCGATCACCAGTTCGCCATTATTGGCGATGCCGGCATCAATGCAATAGTAGGGAATGAATTCTGGGACGAAACCCGGGATACCATGATTCCTTATTTTAAGCGGGGGGAACTGACCGAAGGCCTTATTGCCGGCATTGAAAAAGCAGGTCTTGCCCTGGCCGAGCATTTCCCCGGCACTACAACAGACCGCAACGAATTACCGGACGATATCGTGCTGGGCGACGGTACTTCCGAGAACAACAACCAATGA
- a CDS encoding pyridoxine 5'-phosphate synthase — MASPKLSVNINKIATLRNARGGDNPNLVSVALNCERFGAQGITVHPRPDERHIRYQDVLDLKPLLTTEFNIEGKPNDRFLELVQKVQPAQCTLVPDADNAITSNAGWDTLKHKEYLKEIISFLQSQGIRTSIFVDPVPEMIIHAAETGTNRVELYTEGYARAYADNREAAVKPYLEAARLGASLGLEINAGHDLDLHNLRYLRENMPELAEVSIGHALICDALYFGLENTIQLYLRQLV; from the coding sequence ATGGCAAGTCCCAAGTTATCGGTCAATATCAATAAGATCGCTACCCTGCGAAATGCCCGGGGCGGAGATAATCCTAACCTGGTCAGCGTAGCCCTGAACTGCGAACGCTTCGGCGCCCAGGGCATTACTGTACACCCGCGGCCCGATGAAAGGCATATTCGCTACCAGGATGTACTGGATCTGAAGCCGCTGCTGACCACGGAATTCAATATAGAAGGGAAACCGAATGACCGCTTCCTGGAATTGGTTCAAAAGGTACAGCCGGCGCAGTGTACCCTGGTGCCGGATGCTGACAATGCGATTACGTCTAATGCCGGATGGGATACGTTGAAACACAAGGAATACCTGAAGGAAATTATTTCATTCCTGCAATCACAGGGAATTCGTACTTCTATTTTCGTCGACCCTGTTCCGGAGATGATTATTCATGCCGCCGAAACAGGCACCAACCGCGTGGAACTTTATACCGAAGGGTATGCCAGAGCTTACGCCGATAACCGGGAAGCCGCTGTTAAACCCTATCTTGAGGCTGCCCGCCTGGGTGCCTCCCTGGGCCTGGAAATCAATGCCGGGCACGATCTTGACTTGCATAATCTTCGGTATCTCCGGGAAAATATGCCGGAGCTGGCGGAAGTATCCATTGGTCACGCCCTGATCTGCGACGCCCTCTATTTTGGCCTTGAAAATACCATTCAATTATATCTGAGACAATTAGTCTGA
- a CDS encoding M20/M25/M40 family metallo-hydrolase, with product MQYKLLLFFACLTIYGCTSAQQETTGPDPARIAEHINFLASDEMKGRGTGSEGTRRAAAYIAGRFGDYGLAPKGTEGYFQPFTAKVTRVKVDDSLRTARNVIGFLDNGAEYTIIIGAHYDHLGEGRQGSSKDPHPEGKIHNGADDNASGVAGLLEMAHYFSSGKLKEPYNFLFIAFSAEELGLLGSKYFTGHPTIPLSSVNFMLNMDMIGRYNPERGVGIGGYGTSPSWPEIFEGAEGKVKFFTDPAGSGGSDHGSFYAKDLPVLFLHTGGHEDYHMPGDDTEKVDVKSEAAILEIGIRLIENAMELPKLEFIKP from the coding sequence ATGCAATATAAACTTCTTCTTTTCTTCGCCTGTCTCACGATATACGGCTGCACTTCCGCGCAGCAGGAAACTACCGGCCCTGACCCGGCCCGGATTGCGGAGCATATAAATTTTCTGGCTTCCGATGAAATGAAAGGCCGGGGCACCGGCTCGGAGGGAACCCGTCGTGCGGCAGCCTACATTGCCGGGCGGTTCGGAGACTACGGTCTTGCACCTAAAGGAACGGAAGGCTATTTTCAGCCTTTTACCGCAAAGGTGACGCGAGTAAAGGTGGACGATAGCCTGCGAACTGCCCGGAACGTAATCGGTTTTTTGGATAACGGAGCGGAATATACCATCATTATAGGAGCGCATTACGATCACCTGGGAGAAGGCAGGCAGGGGAGTTCCAAGGACCCGCATCCTGAAGGGAAGATCCATAACGGAGCTGATGATAATGCCTCGGGCGTTGCCGGCCTGCTTGAAATGGCCCATTATTTTTCGTCCGGAAAACTAAAAGAGCCGTATAACTTCCTCTTTATTGCCTTTTCAGCGGAAGAACTGGGCCTGCTGGGATCAAAATATTTTACAGGCCATCCCACGATTCCCCTCTCTTCCGTTAACTTTATGCTGAATATGGATATGATCGGGAGGTATAACCCTGAACGGGGCGTAGGCATCGGCGGATACGGGACCAGTCCTTCCTGGCCGGAAATTTTTGAAGGCGCGGAAGGGAAGGTGAAATTTTTTACCGATCCTGCCGGAAGCGGCGGGTCCGATCATGGTTCCTTTTACGCAAAGGATCTGCCGGTGCTTTTTTTACATACCGGGGGGCATGAAGATTACCATATGCCAGGAGATGATACGGAAAAAGTAGATGTAAAATCCGAAGCAGCAATTTTAGAAATTGGTATCCGGCTCATTGAAAACGCGATGGAATTACCTAAACTGGAATTTATAAAGCCCTGA
- a CDS encoding CoA-binding protein codes for MLKVVMSDASKIKTLVLGATANPGRYAFLAVSRLLAHGHPVVAVGRRAGEAAGVPILNAFPSDKDIHTVTMYLNAANQKMYHDQILAAKPKRIIFNPGAENPVLKNLALSMGIAVEEGCTLVMLSTGSY; via the coding sequence ATGTTAAAGGTAGTAATGAGCGATGCATCAAAAATTAAAACCCTGGTACTTGGGGCTACGGCTAATCCCGGGAGGTACGCTTTTCTCGCCGTCAGCCGGCTCCTTGCACACGGGCATCCCGTTGTGGCAGTAGGCAGGAGGGCCGGGGAGGCAGCAGGTGTTCCCATTCTGAATGCATTCCCGTCGGATAAAGATATTCATACGGTGACGATGTACCTGAACGCCGCCAACCAAAAGATGTATCATGATCAGATTTTGGCTGCTAAGCCGAAAAGGATCATTTTTAATCCGGGCGCCGAAAACCCGGTTCTTAAAAACCTCGCCCTGTCAATGGGCATTGCCGTGGAAGAAGGCTGCACGCTGGTGATGCTGTCCACCGGTAGTTATTAA
- the gcvP gene encoding aminomethyl-transferring glycine dehydrogenase, producing MKINTLPRGGFAERHIGPGEMETAAMLEAIGVSSLDRLIEETIPAAIRLKKPLDLPPAQTEDEYLRRTAQIASRNKVFKSYIGQGYYDTIVPGVIRRNILENPGWYTQYTPYQAEIAQGRLEALLNFQTMVTDLTGMEIANASLLDESTAAAEAMAMQFALRTNKEANAYFVSDDIFPQTLDVLKTRAASLGVTLLQGDHRSAELHGRMFGAVVQYPAGNGEVHDYSDFSARCHEEGIKLSVIADLMSLAVLRPPSEFGADVVVGSTQRFGVPMNFGGPHAAYFATREAYKRAIPGRIIGVSVDAEGKPAMRMALQTREQHIRREKATSNICTAQALLAIMAGMYAVYHGPDGIKAIALRIHGLAAALSEALERLGYRQLNPSFFDTLCIDAGQLKESIHKDAVDNELNFRYFDNSLVSISLDETTTREDLELIIAIFARVAGRRAEEAVPAAEVEARIPASLQRAGKLLEHPVFSRHHSEHEMLRYIKSLENKDLSLTHSMIPLGSCTMKLNATTEMLPVTWPEFCNIHPFAPTDQVGGYMQLIGELDKALCEITGFAAFSFQPNSGAQGEYAGLMVIREYHRDRGEAGRDVVLIPSSAHGTNPASATIAGLKVVVVRCDENGNIDVPDLKEKAAAHSDSLAALMVTYPSTHGVFEERIIEICSVIHEHGGQVYMDGANMNAQVGLTSPGLIGADVCHLNLHKTFCIPHGGGGPGMGPIGVAEHLVPYLPGHPALPPAGEKAIHAVSAAPWGSAGILVISHAYIRMMGAGGLTDATRYAILNANYLKARLEKHYPILYAGRNGRVGHEMILDCRAFKASGVEVSDIAKRLMDYGFHAPTVSFPVAGTLMVEPTESEPQEELDRFCEAMIGIRAEIDEIAAEGNKTVNLLKMAPHTANVIASDQWDRPYARQKAAFPLDWVRDRKFWPSVSRINETYGDRNLMCTCPPPDSYS from the coding sequence ATGAAAATAAACACGCTCCCCCGGGGAGGCTTTGCTGAACGGCATATCGGCCCGGGAGAAATGGAAACGGCAGCCATGCTGGAAGCTATTGGCGTTTCCTCCCTTGACCGCTTAATCGAAGAAACCATTCCTGCCGCTATCCGCCTAAAAAAGCCGCTGGACCTTCCGCCGGCTCAAACGGAAGATGAATACCTTCGCCGCACCGCGCAGATTGCTTCACGGAATAAAGTTTTCAAATCCTATATCGGGCAGGGATACTATGATACGATTGTTCCCGGGGTCATCCGGAGAAATATACTGGAGAACCCGGGATGGTATACCCAGTATACGCCTTACCAGGCAGAAATTGCGCAGGGGCGGCTGGAAGCATTGCTGAATTTCCAGACCATGGTGACGGACCTCACGGGGATGGAAATTGCCAATGCTTCCCTGCTGGACGAGAGTACGGCGGCCGCCGAAGCAATGGCGATGCAATTTGCATTGCGTACCAATAAAGAGGCCAACGCTTATTTTGTTTCGGACGATATTTTCCCGCAAACCCTGGACGTGCTTAAAACCCGCGCTGCTTCCCTGGGTGTTACCCTGTTGCAAGGGGATCACCGGTCGGCGGAACTCCATGGCCGAATGTTCGGAGCGGTTGTTCAATACCCGGCGGGAAACGGCGAAGTACATGACTATTCCGATTTTTCAGCGCGCTGTCATGAAGAGGGCATCAAACTGAGCGTGATAGCGGATTTAATGAGCCTCGCTGTGCTTCGTCCGCCTTCGGAATTTGGAGCGGACGTGGTGGTGGGAAGTACGCAGCGTTTCGGAGTACCGATGAATTTCGGAGGGCCGCATGCGGCATATTTCGCTACCCGGGAAGCTTATAAGCGCGCTATTCCGGGCCGTATTATTGGCGTGTCCGTGGACGCGGAAGGCAAGCCTGCCATGCGCATGGCCCTTCAAACCAGGGAACAGCACATCAGGAGGGAGAAAGCAACTTCCAATATTTGTACGGCTCAGGCCTTGCTGGCGATCATGGCAGGCATGTATGCTGTTTACCACGGGCCGGATGGCATTAAGGCCATCGCCCTAAGGATCCACGGCCTGGCGGCGGCCCTGTCGGAAGCGCTCGAAAGGCTAGGCTACCGGCAGCTCAATCCTTCGTTTTTTGACACCTTATGCATTGATGCAGGCCAGCTGAAGGAGAGTATCCATAAGGATGCGGTAGACAATGAACTGAACTTTCGCTATTTTGATAATTCCCTGGTAAGCATTTCACTTGATGAAACAACTACGAGGGAAGACCTGGAGCTGATCATTGCCATTTTTGCGCGTGTAGCCGGACGCCGGGCGGAAGAGGCGGTTCCCGCCGCGGAAGTGGAGGCGCGAATCCCCGCTTCCCTGCAGCGTGCGGGAAAACTCCTGGAACACCCGGTCTTCAGCAGGCATCATTCTGAACATGAGATGCTGCGCTATATAAAAAGCCTGGAGAATAAGGACCTTTCGCTGACCCACTCAATGATCCCCCTGGGCTCATGCACCATGAAGCTGAATGCCACCACGGAAATGCTTCCGGTTACCTGGCCTGAATTCTGTAATATTCATCCCTTTGCGCCTACCGACCAGGTGGGCGGTTATATGCAATTGATTGGTGAACTGGACAAAGCCTTATGTGAGATCACGGGCTTTGCGGCCTTCAGCTTTCAGCCCAACTCAGGGGCGCAGGGGGAGTATGCGGGGTTAATGGTGATCCGCGAATACCATCGCGACCGGGGAGAAGCCGGCCGGGACGTCGTGCTGATTCCTTCGTCCGCGCATGGAACCAATCCTGCCAGCGCGACCATTGCCGGATTGAAGGTGGTGGTGGTCCGTTGCGATGAGAACGGCAATATTGACGTCCCTGACCTGAAGGAAAAGGCGGCTGCACACAGCGACAGCCTCGCCGCCCTGATGGTTACCTATCCGTCTACCCACGGCGTTTTCGAAGAAAGAATTATCGAGATCTGTTCCGTCATACATGAGCATGGCGGCCAGGTTTATATGGATGGGGCGAATATGAACGCGCAGGTGGGGCTGACCAGCCCGGGCCTGATCGGCGCGGATGTGTGTCATCTTAACCTTCATAAGACCTTTTGCATCCCCCATGGGGGAGGAGGGCCGGGAATGGGCCCCATTGGCGTGGCCGAACACCTGGTACCTTATCTTCCCGGCCATCCTGCGCTACCTCCCGCCGGCGAAAAGGCCATTCATGCCGTGTCTGCCGCTCCCTGGGGCAGCGCCGGAATCCTGGTTATTTCCCATGCTTATATCCGGATGATGGGAGCCGGCGGCCTGACGGATGCCACCCGCTACGCGATCCTGAACGCGAACTACCTGAAAGCAAGGCTGGAAAAGCATTATCCTATTTTATATGCCGGCAGGAACGGCCGCGTGGGACATGAAATGATCCTGGACTGCCGGGCCTTCAAGGCTTCGGGTGTGGAAGTAAGCGATATAGCCAAACGCTTAATGGATTACGGCTTCCATGCGCCTACCGTTTCCTTCCCGGTAGCAGGTACATTAATGGTGGAACCCACTGAAAGTGAACCGCAGGAGGAATTGGACAGGTTTTGCGAAGCGATGATAGGCATCCGCGCGGAAATTGACGAGATCGCAGCAGAAGGTAATAAAACGGTCAACTTGCTGAAGATGGCGCCTCATACCGCAAACGTGATCGCTTCCGACCAGTGGGACCGGCCGTACGCAAGGCAAAAAGCAGCTTTCCCGCTTGATTGGGTTCGCGACAGGAAATTCTGGCCCTCGGTTTCCCGGATAAACGAAACTTACGGGGACAGGAACCTGATGTGTACCTGCCCGCCTCCGGACAGCTACAGCTAG
- a CDS encoding M1 family metallopeptidase has product MKKGIVLLFSFFLCGSFCYTATAQEGSAYDQHDLFHPLFNYNYGNQYRSASGKPGPAYWQNRADYAINVSLDTSGHSITGDVQISYTNNSPDALDFLWLQLDQNQFDINSRATAATPVGGGRFGNTGFDGGYEIGSVTIAHKGREAEADYIIADTRMQIRLKEPLEAKGGQVTISVKYNATIPSNGSDRMGYLETRNGVIYELAQWYPRMCVYDDIEGWNVLPYMGAGEFYLEYGDFEYNVTVPRDHIVVGSGELLNPEEVLTKEQLSRLEKASKSDETVLIRSAEEVNDPASRPGRQGTLTWKFRIEQARDIAWASSKAFVWDAARINLGGGETALAQSVYPVESATDSSWNRSTEYVKASIEFYSDYLYKYPYPAATNVAGIVGGMEYPGIVFCSWKAQNKSLWGVTDHEFGHIWFPMIVGSNERKFAWMDEGFNTFINDLSTQAFNDGEYYPGRIDMQRTAPRLFPETADPIMTVPDVIQRSNLGREAYYKPGMGLGILRTVILGEERFDYAFRTYMQRWAFKHPTPFDFFRTMEDAAGEDLGWFWKSWLYNNYTLDQGVSGVAYVDGDPANGALITIENLDRMAMPVPLVVTESNGKEHTLKLPVEIWQRGGEWTFKLDSKTSLQSVVIDPESRLPDINPGNNTWTDGN; this is encoded by the coding sequence ATGAAGAAAGGAATAGTACTTCTTTTTAGCTTCTTCCTATGCGGAAGTTTTTGCTACACGGCAACTGCCCAGGAGGGTTCAGCCTACGATCAGCATGATTTATTCCACCCTCTTTTTAATTATAATTACGGCAACCAATACCGCAGCGCAAGCGGGAAACCGGGTCCTGCGTACTGGCAGAACCGGGCCGACTACGCCATCAACGTTAGCCTGGATACCTCCGGCCACTCCATCACCGGGGATGTGCAAATCAGCTATACCAACAACAGTCCCGATGCGCTGGACTTCCTGTGGCTGCAGCTTGATCAGAACCAGTTTGATATTAATTCAAGGGCAACTGCTGCAACTCCTGTCGGCGGCGGCCGCTTTGGCAACACCGGTTTTGACGGCGGGTATGAGATCGGGTCGGTAACAATTGCCCATAAGGGCCGTGAAGCCGAGGCTGATTATATCATCGCTGACACCCGTATGCAGATAAGGCTGAAGGAGCCCCTGGAGGCCAAAGGCGGCCAGGTGACGATTAGCGTGAAATATAATGCGACGATCCCGTCCAACGGGTCGGACAGAATGGGTTACCTGGAAACCCGCAACGGCGTGATCTATGAACTCGCACAGTGGTATCCCAGGATGTGCGTATACGATGATATTGAAGGATGGAATGTCCTTCCCTATATGGGAGCAGGAGAGTTTTACCTGGAATACGGTGATTTTGAATACAATGTAACTGTTCCCAGGGATCATATCGTAGTAGGGTCCGGGGAATTGCTGAACCCGGAAGAAGTACTGACAAAAGAACAGCTCAGCCGTCTTGAAAAGGCTTCAAAAAGCGATGAAACCGTGCTGATCCGTTCGGCGGAAGAAGTGAACGATCCCGCCAGCCGGCCTGGGAGGCAAGGAACCCTTACCTGGAAATTCCGGATAGAACAGGCCCGCGATATTGCCTGGGCTTCTTCCAAAGCATTTGTATGGGATGCCGCAAGGATCAACCTGGGCGGCGGCGAAACGGCGCTTGCGCAATCCGTTTACCCGGTGGAATCGGCTACTGATTCATCCTGGAACCGTTCCACGGAATATGTAAAAGCATCCATTGAATTTTATTCCGATTACCTTTATAAATATCCCTACCCGGCTGCTACGAACGTCGCAGGCATTGTTGGCGGAATGGAATATCCCGGAATAGTTTTCTGTAGCTGGAAGGCGCAGAACAAGAGCCTGTGGGGCGTCACCGACCATGAATTTGGCCATATCTGGTTCCCGATGATCGTGGGCAGCAACGAGCGCAAATTCGCCTGGATGGATGAAGGCTTTAATACATTTATCAATGACCTCTCCACTCAGGCCTTTAATGACGGCGAATATTACCCGGGCCGTATAGATATGCAGCGGACTGCTCCCCGGCTCTTCCCTGAAACTGCCGACCCGATCATGACCGTTCCGGACGTAATTCAGCGAAGCAACCTGGGCCGGGAAGCCTATTATAAACCCGGCATGGGCCTGGGCATCCTTCGCACCGTGATATTGGGAGAAGAACGCTTTGATTATGCTTTCAGGACTTACATGCAGAGATGGGCATTTAAGCACCCCACGCCGTTTGACTTTTTCAGGACGATGGAAGATGCTGCAGGAGAGGACCTGGGCTGGTTCTGGAAATCCTGGCTCTATAATAATTACACCCTTGACCAGGGCGTAAGCGGCGTAGCATACGTTGACGGCGATCCTGCAAATGGCGCCTTGATCACGATTGAGAACCTGGACAGGATGGCCATGCCGGTCCCCCTGGTCGTTACCGAAAGCAATGGAAAAGAACATACGCTGAAATTGCCGGTGGAAATCTGGCAGCGGGGCGGGGAATGGACCTTTAAGCTGGATTCCAAAACCAGTTTGCAGTCGGTAGTTATTGATCCTGAAAGTCGTTTACCGGATATTAACCCGGGAAATAATACCTGGACGGACGGAAACTAG
- a CDS encoding TPM domain-containing protein, protein MKRILFNFVLTFCGLTASSILVSAQDFPEPSTPPKLVNDFAGVLQADEAARLEQKLVAFDDSTSTQIAVVFIRTVGGYDIAQYGAQLAEKWGIGQADKRNGVLILTAVDDRKVAIQVGYGLEPVITDAISRLIIEQDLAPHYRQQQYYEGVNQATNKLMQLAVGEFPADIKQALANKEKGGKVGGFIFLAIFVVAILLLFSGRKKRAQHIGSGRSGVPPVIFGGFLGGMLGGRHHRGYWGDFHGGGGSFGGGGGFGGGGFGGFGGGSFGGGGASGGW, encoded by the coding sequence ATGAAAAGGATCCTTTTTAATTTCGTTCTTACTTTTTGCGGACTGACCGCTTCATCCATACTGGTTTCCGCGCAGGATTTTCCGGAACCTTCCACTCCGCCCAAACTTGTCAACGACTTCGCCGGCGTGTTGCAGGCAGATGAAGCGGCTCGCCTGGAACAAAAGCTGGTGGCTTTTGACGACAGTACTTCCACACAGATCGCTGTCGTGTTCATTCGCACGGTAGGAGGTTATGATATTGCCCAGTACGGGGCTCAGCTTGCAGAGAAATGGGGCATTGGCCAGGCAGATAAGCGTAACGGCGTTCTTATTCTTACTGCCGTCGATGACCGTAAGGTCGCGATCCAGGTTGGCTATGGACTGGAACCGGTAATTACCGATGCTATTTCCAGGCTGATTATAGAACAGGACCTGGCTCCTCATTACCGGCAGCAGCAATACTATGAAGGCGTAAACCAGGCCACGAACAAGTTAATGCAGCTGGCCGTTGGAGAATTCCCGGCGGATATAAAACAAGCCCTGGCAAATAAAGAGAAGGGCGGCAAAGTAGGCGGCTTTATATTTCTGGCTATTTTCGTGGTGGCCATTCTCTTGCTTTTCAGCGGCCGGAAAAAACGCGCCCAGCATATCGGATCAGGACGCAGCGGTGTTCCACCGGTCATTTTCGGCGGATTTCTGGGCGGAATGCTTGGCGGAAGACACCACAGGGGTTACTGGGGCGATTTTCACGGCGGCGGCGGCAGCTTCGGCGGAGGAGGCGGATTTGGAGGCGGCGGGTTCGGAGGCTTCGGCGGAGGCAGTTTCGGAGGCGGCGGCGCCAGCGGAGGATGGTAA
- a CDS encoding MBL fold metallo-hydrolase translates to MKAFPLYEGTYSVDQSKKFIPFDPALHSHSDRPGSLFINVQPFLVDTGKDLLLLDAGLGFTNPQGELILHRNIRDLGYQPGDVNKVLMSHLHFDHSGGMVQDRYGRYEPSFPQAEYYVQREEFEHALLKPSRSYYKPMLEAMQRSGNMVLLEGSGTIGNGIHYELTGGHSEFHQVFLLDLTGVTYFFGGDVLPEPEQLQRKFIAKYDFDGRKSMQLRQEYGLKAAKEGWICLFYHSDTIASGRVRHEKEAFLIDQAG, encoded by the coding sequence TTGAAAGCATTTCCACTGTATGAAGGCACCTATTCGGTTGACCAGAGTAAAAAATTCATTCCCTTTGATCCGGCCCTCCATTCGCATAGTGACCGGCCCGGCTCCCTGTTTATAAATGTGCAGCCATTCCTTGTTGATACAGGAAAAGATCTGCTGCTGCTGGATGCCGGACTCGGTTTTACCAATCCGCAAGGCGAGCTGATCCTCCACCGGAATATCCGCGACCTGGGTTACCAGCCGGGTGATGTAAATAAGGTGCTGATGAGCCATTTGCATTTTGATCATTCAGGGGGAATGGTGCAGGACCGCTACGGCCGGTACGAACCCAGCTTTCCGCAGGCTGAATATTATGTGCAGCGGGAAGAATTTGAACATGCCCTGCTGAAGCCTTCCCGTTCCTATTACAAGCCCATGCTGGAAGCCATGCAGCGCTCCGGAAACATGGTGCTGCTGGAAGGTAGCGGAACCATCGGAAACGGCATACATTATGAACTGACCGGCGGGCATTCGGAGTTCCACCAGGTATTCCTGCTGGACCTTACCGGCGTTACTTATTTTTTTGGCGGTGACGTCCTACCGGAACCGGAACAGCTTCAACGAAAGTTCATTGCCAAATACGATTTTGATGGCCGGAAATCCATGCAATTACGGCAGGAATACGGGCTAAAAGCCGCAAAAGAAGGCTGGATCTGCCTTTTCTATCATTCCGACACCATTGCCAGCGGCCGGGTAAGGCACGAAAAAGAAGCCTTCCTTATCGACCAGGCCGGTTGA
- a CDS encoding LemA family protein, with product MKKGIIALIVVVVLGLVLYGCGKSTYNNMVTLEQQTEAQWAQVENVYQRRADLIPNLVATVKGYADFEQETLTQVIEARSKATSVNLDASNLTPETMQQFQQAQGELSSALSRLMVVVEKYPDLKANQNFLALQSQLEGTENRISVERNKFNEVTRQYNTTIKTFPNVLFAGMFGFQERGYFQADAGAENPPQVEF from the coding sequence ATGAAAAAAGGAATTATTGCGCTGATCGTTGTGGTTGTCCTTGGACTTGTCCTATACGGCTGCGGGAAAAGCACTTATAACAATATGGTCACCCTGGAACAGCAAACAGAGGCCCAGTGGGCCCAGGTGGAAAATGTTTACCAGCGCCGGGCCGACCTGATCCCTAACCTGGTGGCCACGGTAAAAGGATATGCGGATTTTGAACAGGAAACGCTTACCCAGGTAATTGAAGCACGTTCAAAGGCGACTTCTGTTAACCTGGATGCTTCCAACTTAACGCCGGAGACGATGCAGCAGTTTCAGCAGGCTCAGGGAGAACTGAGTTCTGCGCTGAGCCGTTTGATGGTCGTGGTTGAAAAATATCCTGACCTGAAAGCGAACCAAAACTTCCTGGCGCTTCAATCGCAGCTGGAAGGGACCGAAAACCGCATCAGTGTGGAACGAAACAAATTCAACGAAGTTACCCGCCAGTACAATACGACCATTAAAACTTTTCCCAACGTATTATTTGCCGGCATGTTCGGGTTTCAGGAAAGAGGTTATTTCCAGGCGGACGCAGGAGCAGAAAATCCCCCGCAGGTAGAATTTTAA